In Brienomyrus brachyistius isolate T26 chromosome 19, BBRACH_0.4, whole genome shotgun sequence, one DNA window encodes the following:
- the glrx5 gene encoding glutaredoxin-related protein 5, mitochondrial, whose amino-acid sequence MSGLFRSVFRAVQLGSATCRPKNFDGHVSVVSARLFCASAGQNDLAEMVKKDKVVVFIKGTPAQPMCGFSNAVVQILRMHGVENYASYNVLEDQDLRQGVKTFSNWPTIPQVFFNGEFVGGCDILLQMHQNGDLVEELKKLGIRSALLDVQNDEKSK is encoded by the exons ATGAGCGGGCtgtttagatcagtgtttcgaGCTGTGCAGCTGGGTTCAGCGACCTGTCGACCGAAGAATTTTGATGGCCATGTGTCGGTAGTCTCGGCCCGACTCTTCTGTGCCTCTGCTGGGCAGAATGATCTTGCTGAAATGGTGAAGAAGGACAAAGTTGTGGTTTTTATAAAAGGGACTCCAGCTCAGCCCATGTGCGGCTTCAGCAACGCCGTGGTCCAGATTCTGCGGATGCACGGGGTGGAAAATTACGCTTCGTATAACGTGCTCGAAGACCAGGATCTTAGGCAAG GAGTCAAGACTTTTTCCAATTGGCCGACGATCCCACAAGTGTTCTTCAATGGAGAGTTCGTCGGCGGTTGCGATATTCTCCTTCAGATGCACCAGAATGGAGACCTGGTAGAAGAGCTGAAGAAATTGGGGATCCGTTCCGCCCTTTTAGATGTCCAGAATGATGAGAAATCCAAGTAG